One region of Plasmodium vivax chromosome 7, whole genome shotgun sequence genomic DNA includes:
- a CDS encoding hypothetical protein, conserved (encoded by transcript PVX_099165A), with the protein MNEEIEKNIKLNSNFIEFEEIIKDINTPFSFIDLVEIPCVPLVDIYGLSLLSNEAYLEYKNGLREDKLNAEDEIRLTLFFAVKLYKKNVIKIKFPSYYDIIETLKFDPVSVTIGLFNQFYFETAYELCNLLPVNEWPSTNFYDILRKAEKTRIHFLINNKTKLNSYFLEGLTNKEKKIYKYFLEGTSKERESMNRETTLFYFYEKDK; encoded by the coding sequence atgaatgaagaaatagaaaaaaatataaaattaaatagcAATTTCATAGAGTTTGAAGAAATCATAAAAGACATCAACACCCCGTTCAGTTTCATCGACTTGGTTGAAATTCCTTGTGTGCCTTTGGTTGACATATACGGATTGTCGCTGCTCAGCAATGAAGCATAtttggaatataaaaatgggttAAGGGAAGACAAGCTAAATGCAGAAGATGAAATTCGGCTGACTCTCTTTTTTGCAGTAAAGTTATACAAAAAGAATGTCATTAAGATAAAGTTCCCTTCCTACTATGACATCATCGAGACACTGAAGTTTGACCCTGTGTCTGTTACCATAGGGCTGTTCAACCAGTTTTATTTCGAAACCGCATACGAGCTGTGCAATTTGTTGCCAGTCAATGAATGGCCCTCCACCAATTTTTATGACATTTTGagaaaggcagaaaaaacgaggatacattttttaataaacaacAAAACGAAGTTAAATTCGTACTTCCTGGAAGGACTCAcgaacaaggaaaaaaaaatttacaaatactTTCTTGAGGGCACTTCCAAGGAGAGGGAGTCCATGAATAGGGAAACGAcgttgttttatttttacgaaaaggaCAAATGA
- a CDS encoding hypothetical protein (encoded by transcript PVX_099170A), producing MVTREQVGTQPGKRYCVKKLILFEGEKVTQVPSRKPTSKRSSKPTIKPSIKLTNKPSIKPTTKSTTKSTIEPTSKPADLQRKSLFSHTN from the coding sequence ATGGTGACGCGCGAACAGGTCGGCACACAACCAGGTAAGCGTTACTGTGTGAAGAAGTTGATATTATTCGAAGGGGAGAAAGTGACGCAGGTGCCGAGCAGGAAGCCGACCAGCAAACGGAGCAGTAAGCCGACCATCAAACCGTCCATCAAACTGACCAACAAACCGTCCATCAAACCGACCACCAAATCGACCACCAAATCGACCATCGAACCGACCAGCAAGCCCGCCGATCTGCAAAGGAAAAGTCTATTTTCCCACACAAATTAG